In Chryseobacterium turcicum, a single window of DNA contains:
- the miaA gene encoding tRNA (adenosine(37)-N6)-dimethylallyltransferase MiaA, translated as MKNKNLISVVGPTGIGKTRLAIDLAKHFSTEIVSCDSRQFFKEMIIGTASPSTEELAEAPHHFIGNLSVQEYYSIGQYEEDALKKLNELFEKYDTVILVGGSMMYEKAVIEGLNDLPEANDENQNKLQGILDDDGIEKLQEMLKELDPDYFSVVDFHNHRRLLRAIDVIWQTNKKYSELIAISQDSRDFKTIRIGIEAPRDELYDRINRRVDVMIEKGLLDEAKGLEKFKHLTALNTVGYSELFKYFDDEWDLEFAVSEIKKNSRRYAKRQLTWYRKADDIHYLQLGYSQEDFDGLIGYINGQTSK; from the coding sequence GTGAAAAATAAAAACTTAATTTCTGTTGTAGGACCTACCGGAATTGGAAAAACGAGATTGGCCATTGATTTGGCAAAACATTTCAGTACAGAAATCGTTTCCTGCGACTCGCGTCAGTTTTTTAAAGAAATGATTATCGGAACGGCTTCGCCATCTACAGAAGAACTGGCAGAAGCACCTCATCATTTTATTGGTAATCTTTCTGTTCAGGAATATTATTCGATTGGACAGTACGAAGAAGATGCCTTAAAAAAACTCAACGAACTTTTTGAAAAATACGATACCGTTATTTTGGTTGGCGGAAGTATGATGTATGAAAAAGCGGTGATTGAAGGTTTGAACGATTTACCGGAAGCGAATGATGAAAATCAGAATAAGCTTCAGGGAATTTTGGATGATGATGGTATTGAAAAATTGCAGGAAATGTTGAAAGAACTCGACCCCGACTATTTTTCTGTTGTGGATTTTCATAATCACAGAAGGCTTTTGCGTGCCATTGATGTGATTTGGCAGACGAATAAAAAATATTCTGAGTTGATTGCAATTTCACAAGATTCAAGAGATTTTAAAACTATTCGAATCGGAATTGAAGCTCCGAGAGATGAATTGTATGACAGAATCAATAGGAGAGTGGATGTCATGATAGAGAAAGGTTTGCTGGATGAAGCGAAAGGTTTAGAGAAATTTAAACATTTGACGGCTTTGAATACAGTTGGTTATTCTGAATTGTTTAAATATTTTGATGATGAATGGGATTTGGAATTTGCGGTTTCTGAAATCAAGAAAAACAGTCGAAGATATGCAAAACGCCAATTGACCTGGTATCGAAAAGCCGATGATATTCATTATTTGCAATTGGGATATTCTCAGGAAGATTTTGATGGCTTGATTGGGTATATTAATGGACAAACTTCGAAATAA
- a CDS encoding efflux transporter outer membrane subunit codes for MKRIKNIIIAFGIALGAVSCVPKLAYTEPEIELPEQFKYTATADTASVANLEWKQFFSDPMLQNLIEKGIKNNYDLQIALKQVSSSQEKLKQAKYLQYPDVGFGVSAQISKPSKNSMNGQSLNLFLGQSHVEDYNAAFNLSWEADIWGKIKNQQEVSKMQYLQTYEATKAIQTQVVTAIAQGYYNLLMLDKQLNIAKSNLELSTNTLSITEKMWQSGDTTSLGVQQATAQKQSTELLITQLEQNIAIQENALSILIGENPNKVNRTIEMSDTSLPQDISAGLPAAMVSRRPDVRQQELVLLESNSMVGIAQANMYPSLKITANGGVNSFKVDNWFSIPASLFGSVLGGITQPIFQKRQLKTDLNVAKIQREKNVLAFRQSVLNAVGEVSDALVSNESLKVQEQKATEQVATLKNGIKSAEMLYKGGMANYLEVITAQGNSLQAELNLASVKRQRLSSIVDLYRALGGGWK; via the coding sequence ATGAAACGAATAAAAAATATAATCATCGCTTTCGGAATTGCATTAGGTGCGGTTTCTTGTGTGCCGAAATTGGCATACACGGAACCTGAAATTGAGCTTCCTGAGCAATTTAAATATACGGCAACCGCCGATACAGCAAGTGTTGCCAATTTAGAATGGAAACAGTTTTTCAGCGATCCGATGTTGCAAAATTTAATCGAAAAAGGAATTAAAAACAACTACGATTTACAGATTGCTTTAAAACAAGTTTCTTCTTCACAAGAAAAACTAAAACAGGCAAAATATCTTCAATATCCAGATGTTGGTTTCGGAGTTTCTGCACAGATTTCAAAACCTTCAAAAAACAGCATGAATGGGCAAAGCTTGAATTTATTTTTAGGTCAAAGTCATGTTGAAGATTACAATGCAGCCTTCAATCTTTCTTGGGAAGCAGACATTTGGGGAAAAATAAAAAATCAACAGGAAGTTTCAAAAATGCAGTACTTGCAGACTTATGAAGCAACAAAAGCAATTCAGACACAAGTTGTGACCGCAATTGCTCAAGGATATTATAATTTGTTGATGCTTGATAAACAATTGAATATTGCAAAATCAAATTTAGAATTAAGTACAAATACCTTGTCTATTACTGAAAAAATGTGGCAAAGTGGAGACACAACTTCATTGGGAGTTCAGCAGGCAACAGCTCAAAAGCAATCGACAGAACTTTTGATTACTCAGCTTGAACAAAATATTGCCATTCAGGAAAATGCTTTGAGTATTTTGATTGGTGAAAACCCAAATAAAGTAAACAGAACGATTGAAATGTCTGACACTTCTTTACCACAAGATATTTCTGCGGGACTTCCTGCAGCAATGGTAAGTCGTCGTCCGGATGTTCGTCAACAGGAATTGGTTTTATTAGAATCGAATTCAATGGTTGGAATTGCCCAGGCAAATATGTATCCTTCATTGAAAATCACTGCAAACGGTGGTGTCAATTCATTTAAGGTTGATAATTGGTTTTCGATTCCTGCTTCATTGTTCGGCTCTGTTTTAGGAGGAATTACTCAGCCTATTTTCCAGAAAAGACAATTGAAAACAGATTTAAATGTTGCTAAAATTCAGAGAGAGAAAAATGTATTGGCATTCCGACAATCAGTTCTAAATGCTGTAGGTGAAGTTTCTGATGCTTTGGTTTCTAATGAAAGCTTAAAAGTTCAGGAACAAAAAGCGACAGAACAAGTTGCAACCTTAAAAAATGGAATAAAAAGCGCTGAAATGCTTTACAAAGGTGGAATGGCAAATTACTTAGAAGTGATTACCGCTCAGGGAAATTCTCTTCAGGCTGAACTGAATCTTGCGTCTGTAAAAAGACAGAGATTAAGCAGTATTGTAGATTTGTACCGAGCGTTAGGTGGCGGCTGGAAGTAG
- a CDS encoding efflux RND transporter permease subunit encodes MLKQFIDRPVLSTVISIILLLLGAMSVFNLPITLFPDIAPPSVQVTAFYPGANAEVVARSVAVPIEEAVNGVENMTYMTSNSSNDGSMTLSVFFKQGSDPDNAAVNVQNRVSKAMSQLPQEVVQAGISTQKVQNSMIMFMGLSSDDPKQYDELFLQNYLKINVIPQIQRIPGVAQAQVFGTRDYSMRLWLKPDRLAANNLSPQEVLAAVKDHNLEAAPGRLGQGSKETYEYILKYKGKLNKNEDYENIVIKSNSDGSFLRLKDVARVEFGSYTYTAANRVDGKPVAGFAILQTAGSNANEILTEIEKQVDQFSTTLPKGVKPIIMYNSKDFLDASIHQVVETLIIAFILVFIVVYIFLQDFRSTLIPAIAVPVAIIGTFFFLQVFGFSINMLTLFALVLAIGIVVDDAIVVVEAVHSKMEQTGMPVEQATTNSMSEISGAIISITLVMCAVFIPVGFMQGPAGVFYRQFAFTLVIAILISAVNALTLSPALCALLLNDPQGEHGEHGQKKGFGARFFNAFNKSFNNMTKKYIYSLKFLIKNKWLAVGGLTVITAASIFLINKAPTGFIPTEDQGFVLYAVNTPPGSSLDRTHRATEQIDKIINGEKAKNHLWVADGMNFISNANASPYSAGFIKLKDYKDRGEMKDPDQIAAALTGKVAQVKDANAFFFNFPTVQGFGNVSGFEFMLQDKTNGSFEQLGTTTQAFIGELMKRPEIAFAFTTYAAGNPQYTIDVDTDKANQLGVSITELMQTMQIYYGSSFVSDFNRFGKYYRVMAQADIPYRTDANSMEGIYVKNKSGDMVPVKTLVTLKRTFGPETVSRNNLFNAVTINGTPKPGYSTGDAIKAVEEVAQKSLPRGYGYEWTGITREEIKTGGQTAFVFMLSILFVYFLLAAQYESYILPFAVILTIPTGIFGVFAFTGLAGIDNNIYVQVGLIMLVGLLAKNAILIVEFAVQRRKAGKTLIESALQASRLRLRPILMTSFAFIIGMLPLVWTQGAAAKGNHSIGISTVGGMFTGVVFGIFIIPVMYVIFQYLHEKMPSRKQKRLQKQKLEEELLATAH; translated from the coding sequence ATGTTAAAACAATTTATAGATAGACCGGTACTTTCTACGGTTATCTCCATCATACTTTTGCTGTTGGGAGCGATGTCGGTTTTCAACCTTCCGATTACGCTATTTCCCGATATTGCGCCACCAAGTGTTCAGGTGACGGCATTTTATCCAGGTGCAAATGCAGAAGTTGTTGCCCGTTCCGTTGCAGTTCCTATTGAGGAAGCGGTAAATGGTGTTGAGAATATGACCTACATGACTTCAAACTCGAGTAACGACGGATCAATGACTTTGAGTGTATTTTTCAAACAAGGTTCAGATCCCGATAATGCTGCTGTAAACGTTCAAAACCGTGTTTCAAAAGCAATGAGTCAGCTTCCACAGGAAGTTGTACAGGCTGGAATTTCGACTCAGAAAGTTCAAAACAGTATGATTATGTTTATGGGACTTTCAAGTGACGACCCGAAACAATACGATGAGCTTTTCTTGCAGAATTATTTAAAAATAAACGTTATCCCGCAAATACAGCGTATTCCGGGTGTTGCACAGGCTCAGGTTTTTGGAACCAGAGATTACTCGATGAGACTTTGGCTGAAGCCCGATCGTTTGGCTGCAAATAATCTTTCTCCACAGGAAGTTTTAGCAGCCGTAAAAGATCACAATTTAGAAGCAGCTCCGGGTCGTTTAGGACAAGGAAGTAAGGAAACTTACGAATATATTTTAAAATATAAAGGTAAATTAAATAAAAACGAAGACTACGAAAACATTGTCATCAAATCGAATAGTGACGGTTCATTTTTAAGATTAAAAGATGTTGCAAGAGTAGAATTTGGTTCATATACGTACACTGCAGCGAACAGAGTTGACGGAAAACCGGTTGCAGGTTTTGCCATTTTACAAACTGCTGGTTCAAATGCCAACGAAATTTTAACTGAAATTGAAAAGCAGGTAGATCAGTTTTCAACAACACTTCCAAAAGGCGTGAAGCCCATTATCATGTACAATTCTAAAGACTTTTTGGATGCATCGATTCATCAGGTTGTAGAGACATTAATCATTGCATTTATTTTGGTATTTATTGTAGTATATATCTTCCTTCAAGATTTTAGATCGACTTTAATTCCTGCGATTGCCGTTCCAGTAGCAATTATCGGTACATTCTTTTTCCTTCAAGTATTTGGTTTCAGTATCAATATGTTGACCTTATTTGCATTAGTACTCGCCATCGGAATTGTGGTAGATGATGCAATTGTCGTCGTAGAAGCCGTCCATTCAAAAATGGAACAAACAGGAATGCCCGTTGAACAAGCAACGACAAACTCGATGAGTGAAATTTCCGGAGCGATTATTTCGATTACATTGGTCATGTGTGCCGTATTTATTCCGGTTGGTTTCATGCAAGGCCCTGCAGGAGTTTTCTACAGACAGTTTGCTTTTACTTTAGTGATTGCAATTTTGATCTCTGCGGTGAATGCATTGACTTTAAGTCCTGCTTTATGTGCATTATTATTAAATGATCCTCAAGGAGAACATGGTGAGCATGGTCAGAAAAAAGGTTTTGGAGCAAGATTTTTCAATGCTTTCAACAAAAGCTTCAACAACATGACCAAAAAATATATTTACAGTCTTAAATTTTTAATTAAAAATAAATGGCTCGCTGTTGGAGGTTTAACAGTAATAACTGCGGCTAGTATTTTCTTAATTAATAAAGCTCCTACAGGATTTATTCCTACAGAAGATCAGGGATTTGTTTTGTATGCAGTGAATACGCCTCCGGGAAGTTCATTAGACAGAACACACAGAGCTACTGAACAGATTGATAAAATTATCAACGGTGAAAAAGCCAAAAACCACCTTTGGGTTGCCGATGGAATGAATTTCATCAGTAACGCCAATGCTTCGCCCTACTCTGCAGGTTTTATTAAACTGAAAGATTACAAAGACCGTGGCGAAATGAAAGATCCAGACCAAATTGCAGCAGCCTTAACAGGAAAGGTAGCACAAGTGAAAGATGCCAATGCATTTTTCTTCAACTTCCCTACGGTACAAGGTTTTGGTAACGTTTCAGGGTTTGAATTTATGTTGCAGGATAAAACCAATGGTTCTTTTGAACAATTAGGAACGACCACTCAGGCTTTTATCGGAGAATTGATGAAACGTCCTGAAATTGCTTTTGCCTTTACCACCTATGCAGCAGGAAATCCTCAATATACGATTGATGTTGATACCGATAAGGCTAATCAACTGGGAGTTTCTATTACAGAATTGATGCAGACGATGCAAATTTATTACGGAAGTAGCTTCGTTTCAGATTTCAACAGATTCGGTAAATATTATCGAGTAATGGCGCAAGCAGATATTCCTTACAGAACTGACGCTAATTCTATGGAAGGAATTTATGTTAAGAATAAATCTGGCGACATGGTTCCTGTAAAAACTTTGGTAACATTAAAAAGAACTTTCGGGCCTGAAACGGTTTCAAGAAACAATTTATTCAACGCAGTGACCATTAATGGAACTCCAAAACCTGGTTACAGTACTGGAGATGCCATCAAGGCGGTAGAAGAAGTTGCTCAAAAATCACTTCCAAGAGGTTACGGTTATGAATGGACAGGAATTACCCGTGAAGAAATCAAAACCGGAGGACAAACAGCTTTTGTATTTATGCTAAGTATTTTGTTTGTTTATTTCTTATTGGCAGCTCAATATGAAAGTTACATACTCCCATTTGCGGTTATTTTAACGATTCCTACAGGAATTTTCGGAGTATTTGCTTTCACAGGATTGGCAGGAATTGATAACAATATTTACGTTCAGGTTGGTTTAATCATGCTCGTCGGATTGTTAGCGAAAAATGCGATTCTAATTGTAGAATTTGCCGTTCAGCGAAGAAAAGCAGGAAAAACATTGATTGAATCTGCACTTCAGGCTTCAAGATTACGTTTAAGACCAATTTTGATGACTTCATTTGCCTTCATCATCGGTATGTTGCCGTTGGTTTGGACGCAAGGTGCAGCAGCAAAAGGAAATCACTCAATCGGAATCAGTACCGTTGGCGGAATGTTTACAGGAGTAGTCTTTGGAATCTTCATCATTCCGGTGATGTATGTCATCTTCCAATATTTACATGAAAAAATGCCAAGCAGAAAACAAAAAAGACTTCAAAAACAAAAACTAGAAGAAGAACTTTTGGCAACAGCTCACTAA
- a CDS encoding efflux RND transporter periplasmic adaptor subunit, with amino-acid sequence MKTTAKARIIILISSIILLQNCTKAAEGTNAAPPAPELPIYTVITSPATVYQEFPTALEGKNNVEIRSQVDGYLDKIYVEEGAYVRAGQALFKIDSRAYGEQMNMANANLQVANANIQKAKVEVDRLEPLVSAKVVSDVQLRTAKANYAAAVAAASQARASVGGAKINVGFTTITAPVSGYIGRIPYKKGSLISRTDPSPLTLLSDISEIYAYFSLSELDFIGFQKKYPGATLNEKLKNMPMVDLVIADNSTYPEKGKMSIVDGQFDKTTGAISVRAVFPNENGALRTGNTGRVRMPQLFANTLVIPQESTFEIQDKTYVYVVGNDKKVTSKPITISGKTDSYYFISEGLSAGEKIVYTGLGALKDGVIIQPKTISSDSLLKARPL; translated from the coding sequence ATGAAAACAACTGCAAAAGCAAGAATTATCATACTTATATCGAGTATCATTCTTTTACAAAATTGCACAAAAGCAGCAGAAGGTACTAATGCTGCCCCACCCGCTCCGGAATTACCCATATATACCGTTATCACTTCTCCTGCAACCGTTTATCAGGAATTCCCAACCGCTTTAGAAGGAAAAAACAATGTAGAAATTCGTTCTCAGGTTGACGGATATTTAGATAAAATTTATGTGGAAGAAGGTGCTTATGTAAGAGCCGGACAAGCTTTGTTTAAAATAGATTCTAGAGCTTACGGAGAGCAGATGAATATGGCCAATGCCAATTTACAGGTTGCCAATGCCAACATTCAGAAAGCAAAAGTGGAGGTCGACAGACTAGAACCTCTTGTCTCTGCAAAAGTAGTTTCTGATGTACAACTGAGAACTGCAAAAGCCAATTACGCAGCAGCAGTAGCAGCAGCCTCACAAGCGAGAGCTTCAGTTGGTGGTGCCAAAATCAATGTAGGATTTACAACAATTACAGCTCCTGTAAGTGGTTACATTGGAAGAATTCCTTACAAAAAAGGAAGTCTTATTTCAAGAACAGATCCAAGTCCGTTGACATTATTATCAGACATCAGCGAGATTTACGCGTACTTTTCTTTAAGTGAGCTTGATTTTATTGGTTTCCAGAAAAAATATCCCGGAGCAACATTAAACGAGAAACTAAAGAATATGCCAATGGTAGATTTGGTGATTGCCGACAACAGTACGTATCCTGAAAAAGGTAAAATGAGCATCGTTGACGGGCAGTTTGATAAAACTACAGGTGCAATCAGTGTTCGTGCTGTTTTTCCCAATGAAAACGGAGCTTTGAGAACAGGAAATACAGGACGAGTTCGTATGCCGCAATTATTTGCTAACACGCTTGTTATTCCGCAAGAGTCAACCTTTGAAATACAGGATAAAACTTACGTTTACGTCGTTGGTAATGATAAAAAAGTAACCAGCAAACCTATAACAATTTCAGGAAAAACAGACAGTTATTACTTTATTTCTGAAGGACTTTCTGCAGGTGAAAAAATCGTTTACACAGGCCTTGGAGCATTGAAAGATGGCGTTATAATTCAACCAAAAACGATTTCTTCTGACAGTCTTTTGAAAGCAAGACCGTTGTAA
- a CDS encoding TetR/AcrR family transcriptional regulator codes for MGLHERRQREKESIRANILQAAFTLAKTDGWASLSIRKIADAIEYSAPVVYDHFENKEAILYEISINGFHCLQIDLLKAQKKHESPEDQLTAIVDAYWNFAFNNKEYYQLMFGLGMQCSGKGLMKEEFSSFQDMIFDCTFEIIKKKGSNQDNACHSSHALFSAVHGLISIMMMRNDDIPSTMNKTTLDETLSAFIKSL; via the coding sequence ATGGGTTTACATGAACGTCGTCAAAGAGAAAAAGAATCTATCCGTGCAAATATTTTGCAGGCTGCATTCACTTTGGCTAAAACTGACGGTTGGGCATCACTTTCTATTCGTAAAATAGCCGACGCTATCGAGTACAGTGCGCCAGTGGTTTACGATCATTTCGAAAACAAAGAAGCGATTTTATACGAGATTTCTATCAACGGATTTCATTGCTTGCAAATCGATTTACTGAAGGCTCAAAAAAAACATGAGTCTCCGGAAGATCAATTGACCGCCATTGTAGATGCGTATTGGAATTTTGCATTTAATAATAAAGAATACTACCAATTAATGTTTGGTCTGGGAATGCAATGCAGCGGAAAAGGTTTAATGAAAGAAGAGTTTTCTTCTTTTCAGGATATGATTTTCGACTGTACTTTTGAGATTATTAAGAAAAAAGGTTCTAATCAGGATAATGCATGCCACTCTTCTCACGCCTTGTTTTCGGCAGTTCATGGATTAATTTCAATCATGATGATGAGAAATGACGATATTCCTTCAACGATGAATAAAACAACTTTAGACGAAACTCTTTCGGCTTTTATTAAATCTTTGTAA
- a CDS encoding thioredoxin family protein encodes MNTPSNMLALGTKAPFFELPNPSKSNEVQSLDDLKGEKGTLVIFMCNHCPFVLHIIDKLTELYEDYNEAGIEFIAINSNNVEKYPADSPEKMIEFQIERKFDFPYLYDESQAIAKAYDAACTPDFFFFDDKLDLVYRGQMDDSRPGNHKEVTGEDLIIAFENLLIGEPQEEMQRPSMGCNIKWK; translated from the coding sequence ATGAATACTCCGTCAAATATGTTAGCATTAGGAACAAAAGCTCCTTTTTTTGAGCTTCCAAACCCTTCAAAAAGTAATGAAGTGCAGTCATTAGATGACTTGAAAGGCGAAAAAGGTACATTGGTTATCTTTATGTGTAATCATTGTCCGTTTGTGTTGCACATTATCGATAAGCTGACAGAGTTGTACGAAGATTATAATGAGGCAGGAATTGAATTTATTGCAATCAATTCTAATAATGTAGAAAAATATCCTGCAGATTCTCCGGAAAAAATGATTGAATTTCAGATTGAAAGAAAATTTGATTTTCCTTATTTATATGACGAAAGTCAGGCTATCGCAAAAGCTTATGATGCAGCTTGTACGCCGGATTTTTTCTTCTTTGATGATAAATTAGATCTTGTTTACAGAGGTCAGATGGATGATTCAAGACCTGGAAATCACAAGGAGGTAACGGGAGAGGATTTAATTATTGCGTTTGAAAACCTTTTAATTGGTGAGCCTCAGGAAGAAATGCAGAGACCGAGTATGGGTTGTAATATTAAATGGAAATAA